From a single Stomoxys calcitrans chromosome 4, idStoCalc2.1, whole genome shotgun sequence genomic region:
- the LOC106088557 gene encoding uncharacterized protein LOC106088557 codes for MFSAKYILLLVSCVILVASSPVELEEDVDYIHSIPEEYGVRHLSRHARSPQHGSVDIGYSKDQRGREASVQYNHNLYTSRDGRGSIDAYAQGSRNFDHNRNSFGGGIQGKWRF; via the coding sequence atgttctcTGCCAAGTATATCCTTCTTTTGGTATCGTGTGTGATACTCGTCGCATCATCACCTGTGGAATTGGAAGAAGATGTTGATTACATACATTCGATTCCAGAAGAATATGGAGTGCGGCATTTGTCACGTCATGCACGTTCTCCTCAACATGGAAGTGTAGACATTGGATACAGCAAGGATCAACGCGGACGTGAAGCCTCTGTTCAATATAACCATAACTTGTACACCAGTCGCGATGGTCGTGGTTCCATCGATGCCTATGCCCAGGGTAGCCGTAATTTTGATCACAATCGCAATAGCTTTGGCGGTGGTATTCAAGGAAAGTGGAGGTTTTAA
- the LOC106088558 gene encoding uncharacterized protein LOC106088558 — protein sequence MFSLKCVLLLASCVILVASSPVQFEEDVGHINSFPEGYEVVHLSRHARSPQHGSVDIGYSRDQRGREASVQYNHNLYTSRDGRGSIDAYAQGSRNFDHNRNNFGGGIQGKWRF from the coding sequence atgttctcatTAAAGTGTGTCCTTCTTTTGGCATCGTGTGTGATACTCGTCGCATCATCACCTGTGCAATTCGAAGAAGATGTTGGACATATAAATTCGTTTCCAGAAGGATATGAAGTGGTGCATTTGTCGCGACATGCACGTTCCCCTCAACATGGAAGTGTAGACATCGGCTACAGCAGAGATCAACGCGGACGTGAAGCCTCTGTTCAATATAACCATAACTTGTACACCAGTCGCGATGGTCGTGGTTCCATCGATGCCTATGCCCAGGGTAGCCGCAATTTTGATCACAATCGAAATAACTTCGGCGGTGGTATTCAAGGAAAGTGgagattttaa